The following coding sequences lie in one Treponema socranskii subsp. buccale genomic window:
- a CDS encoding bifunctional aspartate transaminase/aspartate 4-decarboxylase has protein sequence MIKKSYERELEKLGAFEISFDMLKLSEKNEKHLKFLNAGRGNPNWINALGRLAFARLMEFGVAESKRTLDKGDLAGYVDSKEIAERYNAFLNHGDEVDVFLKKIVEYSVDHLGLDKEALITELTNGIIGNNYPVPSRCLENTEYIINAFLQSILYGKADLRKKTKVFPVEGGTAAIVYIFDALKHNGLLNEGDRIAINTPVFTPYIQIPRLSNFDLAEINLLATEENDWQIPDSEFEKLLDPSIKAFFLVNPSNPGSRSLTDETLEQLRKVVEKRPDLIIITDDVYGTFVNNFRTVYSVCPRNTILVYSYSKLYGVTGWRLGVIAINEDNVFDELIKKVPDKKKWELESDYSIVTLNPSEMSFIDRICADSRSIGLYHTAGLSTPQQIMMVLLSMTHLVLENEKDQYIEGCKEIVAMRYHNLMSTLGLPEDNSDFNAKYYSLLDIYQLAEKSYDKDFATWLRNHFEEIDFLLHLAKEDGVVLMEGVGFGATPGTVRVSEANLADNDYKKIANRILSLLKEYYEKYAKEKKDK, from the coding sequence ATGATTAAAAAGAGCTACGAAAGAGAACTGGAAAAACTTGGTGCATTTGAAATTAGCTTTGATATGTTGAAGCTGTCAGAAAAGAATGAGAAGCATTTGAAATTTTTAAATGCCGGAAGGGGAAATCCGAATTGGATTAATGCCTTGGGAAGATTAGCTTTTGCACGACTGATGGAATTCGGCGTGGCAGAAAGCAAAAGGACTCTGGACAAGGGAGACTTGGCGGGATATGTAGACTCCAAAGAAATTGCGGAAAGGTACAATGCATTTTTAAATCATGGCGATGAGGTGGATGTATTCCTGAAAAAAATCGTGGAGTATAGCGTAGACCATCTAGGATTAGATAAGGAAGCTTTGATTACGGAACTTACAAACGGAATTATCGGAAACAATTATCCGGTACCTAGCCGTTGTCTGGAGAATACGGAGTACATCATCAATGCATTTCTCCAAAGTATTCTGTACGGGAAGGCTGACTTAAGAAAGAAAACGAAGGTATTTCCGGTAGAAGGCGGTACGGCTGCAATCGTCTATATTTTTGATGCTTTAAAGCACAATGGCCTGCTCAATGAGGGGGACCGCATTGCCATTAACACGCCGGTGTTTACTCCATATATTCAGATTCCGAGACTGTCGAATTTCGATTTAGCGGAAATCAATCTTCTTGCAACGGAAGAAAATGACTGGCAAATTCCGGATTCAGAATTTGAAAAGCTTTTGGATCCTTCCATCAAGGCATTTTTTCTGGTAAATCCGTCTAATCCGGGTTCCCGCAGTCTTACAGATGAGACTTTGGAACAGTTAAGAAAAGTAGTTGAAAAGCGCCCTGACCTTATTATTATCACAGATGATGTATATGGAACCTTTGTCAATAACTTCCGTACGGTTTATTCCGTTTGCCCGAGAAACACTATTTTAGTATATTCGTATTCAAAGCTTTACGGGGTTACCGGATGGAGACTCGGCGTGATAGCAATAAATGAAGATAATGTTTTTGATGAACTGATTAAGAAGGTTCCGGATAAGAAGAAATGGGAGCTGGAAAGCGATTATTCGATTGTCACACTTAATCCTTCGGAAATGAGCTTTATTGACAGGATATGCGCGGACAGCAGATCCATCGGATTGTATCATACCGCCGGACTCTCCACTCCGCAGCAGATTATGATGGTCCTTTTGTCTATGACTCATTTGGTTCTTGAAAATGAAAAAGATCAGTATATTGAAGGCTGCAAAGAAATTGTGGCTATGCGCTACCACAATCTGATGTCTACCTTAGGCTTGCCGGAGGATAACAGTGACTTCAATGCTAAGTATTATTCATTGCTGGATATCTACCAACTTGCCGAGAAAAGTTATGATAAGGACTTCGCAACATGGCTTAGAAATCACTTTGAGGAAATCGATTTTCTTTTGCACCTGGCAAAGGAAGATGGTGTTGTGTTGATGGAAGGAGTTGGTTTTGGAGCAACTCCGGGTACAGTCAGAGTTTCTGAAGCAAACTTAGCGGACAATGATTATAAGAAAATAGCAAATCGTATCCTATCTCTTTTGAAGGAGTATTACGAAAAGTATGCAAAAGAGAAAAAGGATAAATAG
- a CDS encoding GNAT family N-acetyltransferase yields the protein MILETKRLTLRPWRESDAQDLFYYASHPDVGPTAGWAVHTSVENSRTVISNILSVPESYAVVLKETGQPVGSIGLMIGKLSNIGLPDTEGEIGFWIGVPYWGQGLIPEAVRELMRHGFEDLKLEKLWCGYFDGNDKSKRAQEKCGFRYHHTKENVPCALKGVLRTEHFTCISKEAWLLQE from the coding sequence ATGATTTTGGAAACAAAGAGATTGACGCTTCGTCCGTGGAGAGAATCGGATGCACAAGACCTGTTTTACTATGCAAGTCATCCCGACGTGGGACCGACAGCCGGATGGGCTGTCCATACGAGTGTTGAAAACAGCAGAACCGTCATCAGTAATATCCTCTCCGTACCGGAGTCATACGCGGTCGTGCTCAAAGAGACGGGACAGCCTGTAGGCAGTATCGGTTTAATGATCGGCAAGTTAAGCAATATCGGCCTTCCCGATACGGAAGGTGAAATAGGGTTTTGGATCGGCGTACCGTATTGGGGACAAGGACTTATTCCGGAGGCGGTTCGTGAGCTGATGCGGCACGGCTTCGAAGATTTGAAACTCGAAAAACTGTGGTGCGGATATTTTGACGGAAACGATAAATCGAAACGGGCGCAGGAAAAATGCGGCTTCCGATATCATCATACGAAAGAAAACGTTCCCTGTGCTTTAAAAGGGGTTCTGCGGACGGAGCACTTTACCTGTATATCGAAAGAAGCGTGGTTGTTACAGGAGTAA
- a CDS encoding protein-ADP-ribose hydrolase produces the protein MTQNERRVFLIEYLLKENPGYRSARIPDDEREQKNLLRSLMNVRPPQDTSEEFLRIQDEYLRKAIREGGITDLAQLKPLAAQGNGTLYLWQGDITRLKVDAIVNAANSAMTGCWLPCHACIDNCIHTFAGVQLRAVCAGIMQKQGHEEPTGSAKITSAFNLPCKYVLHTVGPIVQGRLQKKHEEELASCYRSCLELAEQHKVRSIAFCCISTGVFMFPNRRAAEIAVATVRKYFEQTGSGMKVVFNVFKDEDFAIYSLYLQRPN, from the coding sequence ATGACACAAAATGAACGGCGCGTTTTTTTAATCGAATACCTTTTAAAGGAAAATCCCGGTTATCGCTCCGCGCGGATACCGGATGACGAGCGGGAACAAAAGAATTTGCTCCGTTCCCTCATGAACGTCCGTCCGCCGCAAGATACAAGTGAAGAATTTTTACGCATACAGGATGAGTATTTACGGAAAGCGATCCGGGAGGGTGGCATTACCGACCTTGCGCAGTTAAAGCCTCTTGCCGCACAAGGGAACGGAACTCTTTATCTGTGGCAGGGCGACATTACACGGCTCAAAGTCGATGCGATCGTAAACGCGGCAAACAGCGCTATGACCGGCTGCTGGCTGCCCTGCCACGCGTGCATCGACAACTGCATCCACACATTCGCAGGCGTGCAGTTGCGCGCGGTCTGTGCCGGCATCATGCAAAAACAGGGGCACGAAGAGCCGACGGGAAGCGCAAAAATCACGAGCGCGTTCAACCTGCCGTGCAAGTACGTGCTGCATACGGTGGGTCCTATTGTGCAGGGGCGATTACAAAAAAAACACGAAGAAGAGCTGGCGTCATGCTATCGTTCCTGTCTTGAACTCGCCGAGCAACATAAAGTGAGGAGCATCGCCTTTTGCTGTATTTCGACCGGCGTCTTTATGTTTCCGAATCGGCGTGCGGCGGAAATTGCGGTAGCAACCGTCCGAAAATACTTCGAGCAAACCGGAAGCGGGATGAAAGTCGTGTTTAACGTATTCAAAGACGAAGATTTTGCAATTTACAGCCTATATTTACAGCGGCCGAATTGA
- a CDS encoding class II fructose-bisphosphate aldolase: MHSYKEIGLVNTKVLFQQAMAGHYALPAYNFNNMEQLQAIIQACVETRSPVILQVSKGARAYADKYILRHLAAGAVEYAHELGCDIPIVLHLDHGPSFEVAKDCIESGFSSVMIDGSALPYDENVKLTKQVCDFAHAQKDYVTVEGELGVLAGVEDEVSAAESHYTKPEEVQDFVGKTGVDSLAISIGTSHGRCKFTPEQCTRTADGVLIPPPLAFDVLEAIEKKLPGFPIVLHGASSVPVQYVKEIEKYGGKIPDSVGIPEEQLRKAAKSAVCKINIDSDGRLAMTAAVRRVLAEDPTIFDPRLYLGPARDELKAMYAHKNKNVLGSAGHAIEAMNAIKAAK, translated from the coding sequence ATGCACAGTTACAAAGAGATCGGTCTGGTCAACACGAAAGTGCTGTTCCAGCAGGCGATGGCCGGACACTATGCGCTTCCGGCATACAATTTCAACAATATGGAACAGCTGCAGGCGATTATCCAAGCTTGCGTTGAAACCCGGTCGCCCGTTATTCTGCAGGTTTCAAAAGGCGCTCGCGCATACGCCGACAAATACATACTCCGCCACCTTGCAGCGGGCGCGGTCGAATACGCGCACGAACTCGGCTGCGACATCCCGATCGTGCTCCACCTCGATCACGGTCCGTCATTCGAAGTTGCAAAAGACTGTATCGAAAGCGGATTTTCATCCGTGATGATCGACGGTTCCGCACTCCCCTACGACGAAAATGTAAAATTGACAAAGCAAGTGTGCGATTTCGCTCACGCACAGAAAGACTACGTAACCGTCGAAGGTGAGCTCGGCGTATTGGCCGGTGTCGAAGATGAAGTAAGCGCCGCCGAAAGCCACTACACGAAGCCCGAAGAAGTACAGGATTTCGTCGGCAAAACGGGCGTCGATTCCCTCGCCATTTCAATCGGCACGAGTCACGGCAGATGCAAATTCACGCCCGAACAGTGCACGCGCACTGCCGACGGCGTTTTAATTCCGCCGCCGCTCGCATTCGACGTACTCGAAGCGATCGAAAAAAAGCTTCCCGGTTTCCCGATCGTGCTCCACGGCGCGTCGTCCGTTCCGGTGCAGTACGTAAAAGAAATTGAAAAATACGGCGGCAAGATTCCCGATTCCGTCGGTATTCCCGAAGAGCAGCTGCGCAAAGCGGCAAAATCCGCCGTCTGCAAAATCAATATCGATTCTGACGGACGGCTTGCAATGACGGCAGCAGTCAGACGCGTACTCGCCGAAGATCCCACAATCTTCGATCCGCGCCTCTATCTCGGGCCGGCACGCGACGAGCTGAAAGCGATGTATGCACACAAAAACAAAAACGTGCTCGGCAGCGCGGGACACGCGATCGAAGCGATGAACGCGATCAAAGCCGCAAAATGA
- a CDS encoding Do family serine endopeptidase yields MKTWTKRIIGISCAAVLAFGAISLSCRKTPVNGSADTAFAETRTTSPIPADSLKMIQAMQDAFRSISDTLLPSVVEIDVTETKTVQSNPLGDLPFFFFGLPNQGGGRERQYEQQGLGSGVIVRRTGNTLYVLTNNHVAGEATKISVKLNDGRQFDGKLVGSDSRMDVALVSFESSDKSIPVASLGDSDAVHTGDLCFAMGAPLGYNQSVTQGIISATGRSGSDIGNISDFIQTDAAINQGNSGGPLINIYGEVIGINTWIASQSGGSQGLGFAIPINNIKNAIDDFISNGKLAYGWLGVSLVDISSEYKTALGVADKEGAFASQIFRDSPAQKGGIQPGDYIVSLNGKSVKSVNQLVRDVGSLKAGSTVSFEVLRGKQTVKLSVKIEARSENVSSDNSKLWPGFIAVPLTEKTRSELKLDNNRIQGVAVTSVLEKSPAASLRLQNGDVITAVNGKSISSIEEFYAELGKAKRGVNFDVYSNGGTITTGTYKF; encoded by the coding sequence ATGAAAACATGGACAAAGAGGATAATCGGCATTTCGTGTGCGGCCGTTTTGGCGTTCGGTGCGATTTCGCTTTCGTGCAGAAAGACGCCGGTAAACGGAAGCGCGGACACGGCTTTTGCGGAAACGAGGACGACATCTCCCATACCCGCCGATTCTTTAAAGATGATTCAAGCGATGCAGGATGCGTTCCGCTCGATCAGCGATACGCTGCTTCCTTCGGTCGTGGAAATCGACGTGACGGAAACGAAAACGGTGCAGTCGAATCCGCTCGGAGATTTACCGTTTTTCTTTTTCGGTTTGCCGAATCAGGGCGGCGGAAGAGAGCGGCAGTATGAACAGCAGGGGCTCGGATCGGGCGTTATCGTGAGGCGCACGGGAAATACGCTCTACGTGCTTACGAACAATCACGTTGCCGGCGAGGCGACGAAGATTTCCGTAAAGCTCAACGACGGACGGCAGTTCGACGGCAAACTCGTCGGATCCGATTCGCGCATGGACGTCGCTCTCGTTTCGTTCGAATCGAGCGATAAATCGATTCCCGTCGCCTCTCTCGGTGATTCCGATGCGGTGCATACGGGCGATCTCTGCTTTGCGATGGGAGCACCTCTCGGCTACAATCAGTCGGTGACGCAGGGTATCATCAGTGCGACCGGCAGAAGCGGCAGCGATATCGGCAACATCAGCGATTTTATTCAAACCGATGCCGCGATCAATCAGGGAAACTCCGGCGGTCCGCTTATCAATATCTACGGGGAAGTGATCGGCATCAATACGTGGATCGCTTCTCAATCCGGCGGTTCGCAGGGACTCGGCTTTGCGATTCCGATCAACAATATCAAAAACGCGATCGACGACTTTATTTCGAACGGTAAATTGGCGTACGGCTGGCTCGGCGTTTCGCTCGTCGACATCTCTTCGGAATATAAGACGGCGCTCGGGGTTGCCGATAAAGAAGGCGCCTTCGCTTCGCAGATTTTCCGCGATTCGCCTGCGCAAAAGGGCGGCATTCAACCCGGAGATTATATCGTCTCTCTGAACGGAAAGAGCGTCAAAAGCGTCAACCAGCTTGTGCGCGATGTCGGCAGCTTAAAAGCCGGTTCTACGGTGTCTTTCGAAGTGCTTCGCGGCAAGCAGACGGTAAAACTTTCCGTCAAAATCGAAGCGCGGAGCGAAAACGTTTCGAGCGACAACAGCAAACTCTGGCCCGGCTTTATCGCGGTTCCGCTCACTGAAAAAACGAGGAGCGAGTTGAAGCTCGACAACAATAGAATACAGGGAGTTGCCGTTACGAGCGTGCTCGAAAAATCGCCTGCGGCTTCCCTTCGTCTGCAAAACGGAGACGTGATCACCGCCGTCAACGGCAAATCGATAAGTTCGATCGAAGAGTTTTACGCGGAGCTCGGCAAAGCCAAGCGCGGTGTCAACTTCGACGTGTATTCGAACGGCGGCACGATTACGACGGGAACGTATAAGTTTTAA